The following are from one region of the Natronosporangium hydrolyticum genome:
- a CDS encoding ABC transporter ATP-binding protein, with translation MTISPPHTASPSHPVPSLAADQLSLGYRDKLVVDGVSVTLPQGRITTVVGANGCGKSTLLRGLARLLRPQSGRVLLDGADLSTLPARTLARQLGLLPQQPIAPDGITVADLIGRGRHPHQRWFRQWSTADDQAVAAAMQATGVAQLSEQPIDELSGGQRQRVWIALALAQDPEIMLLDEPTTYLDLAHQIEVLELLVALNRRLGRTIVLVLHDINMACRYTHHLIAMRDGQITAEGAPAEIVTAELIKEVFSVTCTVIPDPLAGTPLILPQPGVLPG, from the coding sequence ATGACCATCTCCCCGCCGCACACCGCCTCCCCGTCACACCCCGTCCCCAGCCTCGCCGCCGACCAGCTCAGCCTCGGTTATCGGGACAAACTGGTCGTCGACGGCGTTTCGGTGACGCTGCCGCAGGGCCGCATCACCACCGTCGTCGGCGCCAACGGCTGCGGCAAGTCCACCCTGCTGCGTGGCCTCGCCCGGCTGCTGCGACCACAGTCGGGCCGGGTGCTGCTCGACGGCGCGGATCTCTCCACACTGCCCGCCCGGACCCTGGCCCGGCAGCTCGGCCTGCTGCCGCAGCAGCCGATCGCCCCGGACGGCATCACCGTCGCCGATCTGATCGGCCGGGGCCGGCATCCGCATCAGCGCTGGTTCCGGCAGTGGAGCACCGCCGACGACCAGGCGGTGGCGGCGGCGATGCAGGCAACCGGGGTCGCCCAGCTCTCCGAGCAACCGATCGACGAACTCTCCGGCGGGCAGCGGCAACGGGTGTGGATCGCGCTGGCGCTGGCGCAGGACCCAGAGATCATGCTGCTCGACGAGCCCACCACCTACCTGGATCTGGCGCACCAGATCGAGGTGTTGGAGCTGCTGGTGGCGCTGAACCGGCGGCTGGGCCGGACCATTGTGCTGGTGCTGCACGACATCAACATGGCCTGCCGCTACACCCACCATTTGATCGCGATGCGGGACGGGCAGATCACCGCCGAGGGCGCGCCCGCCGAGATCGTCACCGCCGAGCTGATCAAAGAGGTCTTCTCGGTCACCTGCACGGTGATCCCGGACCCGCTCGCCGGCACCCCGTTGATCCTGCCGCAGCCCGGGGTGCTGCCGGGTTGA
- a CDS encoding FecCD family ABC transporter permease — protein MSRPTRDAVLLRSPRGGVALRLSRSSLLLGTTAWTLAALIAACSLTLGEYPISFTDAVSILGGGGTLIERDVVIGDRLPRALTGLGVGAAFALSGAILQRIAGNPLVSPDVIGINSGAALGALIVLTVLGGSGLMTVVGALAGALLTAALILAIAYKRGLNGFRLVLVGIGVAAMLGSGISLLLIRADIYRALVAAAWLTGSLANRTTLHVTVIGLTLAVVVPTLLILARQLRLLELGDDLAQTLSGRAGGGRTPLLLVAVVLAAMATAAAGPIGFVALVAPQITRRILAERQTGLAASAAVGALIVVSADLAARLLFSPTELPVGVLTAILGAPMLLYLLARANRIGHAG, from the coding sequence GTGAGCAGACCGACCCGGGACGCGGTGCTGCTCCGCTCCCCCCGCGGCGGCGTCGCGCTCCGGCTGAGCCGCAGCTCCCTGCTGCTCGGCACGACCGCGTGGACCCTGGCCGCGTTGATCGCGGCCTGCTCGCTGACGCTGGGCGAGTACCCGATCAGCTTCACCGACGCGGTATCCATCCTCGGCGGTGGCGGGACCCTGATCGAACGGGACGTGGTGATCGGCGACCGGTTGCCGCGGGCGCTCACCGGCCTCGGGGTCGGCGCCGCGTTCGCCCTCTCCGGCGCGATCCTGCAACGGATCGCCGGCAACCCGCTGGTCAGCCCCGATGTGATCGGCATCAACTCGGGCGCGGCGCTGGGTGCGCTGATCGTGCTCACGGTGCTCGGCGGCAGCGGGCTCATGACCGTCGTCGGGGCGCTGGCCGGGGCGCTGCTCACCGCGGCGCTCATCCTCGCCATCGCGTACAAGCGGGGGCTCAATGGTTTCCGGCTGGTGCTGGTCGGCATCGGCGTCGCGGCGATGCTCGGATCGGGGATCTCGTTGCTGCTGATCCGGGCCGACATCTACCGGGCGTTGGTCGCGGCCGCCTGGCTCACCGGCAGCCTCGCCAACCGGACCACGCTGCACGTCACCGTCATCGGGCTGACCCTCGCCGTAGTGGTGCCGACGCTGCTCATCCTCGCCCGGCAGCTGCGGTTGCTCGAGCTCGGGGACGATCTGGCGCAGACGCTCTCCGGCCGGGCCGGTGGCGGTCGGACCCCGCTGTTGCTGGTGGCGGTCGTGCTGGCCGCCATGGCGACCGCGGCGGCCGGCCCGATCGGCTTCGTGGCGCTGGTGGCGCCCCAGATCACCCGACGGATCCTGGCCGAACGGCAGACCGGGCTGGCGGCGTCGGCCGCGGTCGGCGCGCTGATCGTGGTCAGCGCGGACCTGGCCGCCCGACTGCTGTTCAGCCCCACCGAGCTGCCGGTCGGGGTGCTCACCGCGATCCTCGGCGCACCGATGCTGCTCTACCTGCTCGCCCGGGCCAACCGAATAGGACACGCCGGATGA
- a CDS encoding FecCD family ABC transporter permease: MAEATVARRDETTAPQQPPPPRRPAQAPRVLLRGGLGRGAGLVVAALVLGVVSVLSVLVGNFSVGFADVIAALDGPAESDLDRVVRHVRIPRTVTGLLVGAALGIAGAVMQGLTRNPLAGPGILGVNAGSALAVVLAMALLGVATVSGYIWFAFVGAAVAAVFVYFLGSLGHGGATPVKLALAGAAFTALVGAVTTAITLLDASTLDDFRFWVVGSLTRAGGTDLVIVTPFIVAGAVAAVVISRALNAIALGDDMASSLGTKLMAVRAVGALSVVLLAGAATAVAGPVGFVGLVIPHIARMITGPDYRWLLPWCVLLGPIVLLLADVLGRVLVAPQQLQVGIITALAGAPFFLYLVRNRKVPQL, translated from the coding sequence GTGGCAGAGGCCACGGTGGCTCGTCGGGACGAGACCACCGCGCCGCAACAGCCACCACCGCCCCGCCGACCGGCCCAGGCACCGCGCGTACTGCTGCGCGGCGGCCTCGGCCGGGGCGCCGGGTTGGTGGTCGCCGCCCTGGTCCTCGGGGTCGTCAGCGTCCTCTCCGTCCTGGTCGGCAACTTCTCGGTGGGGTTCGCCGACGTGATCGCCGCCCTCGACGGGCCCGCTGAGAGCGACCTCGACCGGGTGGTCCGGCACGTCCGGATCCCCCGCACGGTCACCGGACTGCTCGTCGGTGCGGCGCTGGGGATCGCCGGCGCGGTGATGCAAGGGCTGACCCGCAATCCCCTGGCCGGCCCCGGCATCCTGGGGGTCAACGCCGGCTCGGCGCTGGCGGTCGTGCTGGCGATGGCGTTGCTGGGGGTCGCCACGGTCAGCGGCTACATCTGGTTCGCCTTCGTCGGCGCGGCGGTCGCGGCGGTCTTCGTCTACTTCCTCGGTTCGCTCGGCCACGGTGGCGCCACCCCGGTGAAGCTCGCCCTCGCCGGGGCGGCGTTCACCGCCCTGGTCGGGGCCGTGACCACCGCGATCACGCTGCTCGACGCCTCGACGCTGGACGACTTCCGGTTCTGGGTGGTCGGCTCACTCACCCGCGCCGGCGGTACCGACCTGGTGATCGTCACCCCGTTCATCGTGGCCGGTGCGGTCGCCGCTGTGGTGATCAGCCGCGCACTGAACGCGATCGCGCTCGGCGACGACATGGCGAGCAGCCTCGGCACCAAGCTGATGGCCGTACGAGCGGTGGGGGCGTTGTCGGTGGTGCTGCTGGCCGGGGCGGCCACCGCGGTCGCCGGGCCGGTCGGGTTCGTCGGACTGGTGATTCCGCATATCGCCCGGATGATCACCGGACCGGACTACCGCTGGCTACTGCCGTGGTGTGTGCTGCTGGGTCCGATCGTGCTGCTGCTGGCAGACGTGCTCGGCCGGGTGCTGGTGGCGCCGCAGCAGCTGCAGGTCGGCATCATCACCGCGCTGGCCGGGGCGCCGTTCTTCCTCTACTTGGTCCGCAACCGGAAGGTGCCGCAGCTGTGA
- a CDS encoding ABC transporter substrate-binding protein produces MASRIGTLQPFAARPLRAGAALSGAAALLLTGCSAAEADGTDGEARVLLENCGIEVAVDGPPERVYAAYQPAIEVAHALGISDRLVQTAFLDSEVLPEYTDAQAAADYVPSLPSRDGLLATEPDFVLSGFNGVFAEDNPNSFGTRGRLAELGIQSWILSPLCPSEDGLADEAIDPATVRVATIYDDLHDLGTLFEVTDRAEEVIAELEARVAAVEERVADAPRPTVAIISPQDDGGFRVAGGIDFGTQIIEHAGGENAFADLTELRNNNIDIEEIIKRDPDVILTSACCDASLTDADAEPDVAKLMENPALAGVTAVAEGNVHPFLFANRSAGVRAAHSIEQVAALLHPELFTEQ; encoded by the coding sequence ATGGCCTCCCGTATCGGCACCCTGCAACCTTTTGCTGCTCGGCCCCTGCGCGCTGGCGCGGCCTTATCGGGTGCGGCAGCGCTGCTGCTCACCGGCTGCTCGGCGGCCGAGGCCGACGGCACCGACGGCGAAGCGCGCGTCCTGCTCGAAAACTGCGGCATCGAGGTCGCGGTCGACGGCCCGCCGGAGCGAGTCTACGCGGCATACCAGCCGGCCATTGAGGTCGCCCATGCGCTAGGCATCAGCGACCGGCTGGTCCAGACCGCCTTCCTCGACTCCGAGGTGCTGCCGGAGTACACCGACGCGCAGGCCGCCGCGGACTATGTGCCCTCGCTGCCCAGCCGCGACGGGCTACTGGCGACCGAGCCGGACTTCGTACTCTCCGGCTTCAACGGCGTCTTCGCCGAAGACAATCCAAACAGCTTCGGCACCCGGGGCCGGCTGGCTGAGCTGGGCATCCAGAGTTGGATCCTGAGCCCGTTGTGCCCCAGCGAAGACGGGCTCGCCGACGAGGCGATCGACCCGGCCACGGTACGAGTGGCGACGATCTACGACGACCTGCACGACCTGGGGACCCTCTTCGAGGTGACCGACCGGGCCGAGGAGGTCATCGCCGAACTGGAAGCGCGGGTGGCTGCGGTCGAGGAGCGGGTCGCGGACGCCCCCCGGCCCACGGTCGCGATCATCTCGCCGCAGGACGACGGCGGTTTCCGGGTGGCCGGCGGGATCGACTTCGGGACCCAGATCATCGAACACGCCGGCGGCGAGAACGCGTTCGCGGACCTGACCGAGCTGCGCAACAACAACATCGACATCGAAGAAATCATCAAGCGCGACCCGGATGTGATCCTGACCAGCGCATGCTGCGACGCCAGCTTGACCGACGCCGACGCGGAGCCGGACGTCGCCAAGCTCATGGAAAACCCGGCGCTCGCCGGGGTGACCGCGGTCGCCGAGGGCAACGTCCACCCGTTCCTTTTCGCCAACCGGTCCGCCGGCGTCCGGGCAGCGCACAGCATCGAACAGGTGGCCGCCCTGCTCCACCCAGAGCTGTTCACCGAGCAGTAG
- a CDS encoding BNR-4 repeat-containing protein has protein sequence MKGSEVGSAGRPSVVNDNGAWCWFQDERALVDAATQTLVVGSIAVGDGPGGEARSGNVELAVVDLRTGTSTIVVLHERLEADDHNVPALWRRSDGRWLAVYARHKTDDLTRWRISEPGDPTRWGPERSFDWSELTGGRGVTYSNLHALDGRLYCFVRAVNDDPCALVSDDEGATWTYAGKLFTRPKVGYVNGYTRYVSDGARIDLVTTDHHPRDFDNCVYHGYVAGGALYRSDGSVVDETALTGDAPSQEKLTTVLAGSSQWGGEWMTHCWTTDIRRSADGTVAAVLTARAGAAPASAEAGLDSWRPVPDLRFFYARMSPSGEWEVHQLAHAGPGLLPHEQDYTGLAAIDPYDLGSLYVSTPVDPRDGSVMPHYEIFHAYTSDGGATWRWRPITEKSDVDNLRPIVAPGDPGRVPLLWFRGAMTASQHYRCEVVLLDTPRDRRD, from the coding sequence ATGAAAGGGTCAGAAGTCGGATCGGCTGGTCGCCCTAGCGTCGTCAACGACAACGGCGCCTGGTGCTGGTTCCAGGACGAGCGGGCGCTCGTCGACGCGGCGACGCAGACCCTGGTCGTCGGTTCGATCGCGGTCGGGGACGGGCCGGGCGGCGAGGCCCGTTCGGGCAACGTCGAGTTGGCCGTGGTTGACCTGCGGACGGGCACCAGCACCATCGTGGTGCTGCATGAGCGGCTGGAGGCCGACGACCACAACGTGCCGGCGCTGTGGCGGCGCAGCGACGGCCGCTGGCTGGCGGTGTATGCCCGGCACAAGACCGACGACCTGACCCGGTGGCGGATCAGCGAGCCCGGCGACCCGACCCGGTGGGGCCCGGAACGCAGCTTCGACTGGAGCGAGTTGACCGGCGGCCGCGGCGTCACCTACTCGAACCTGCATGCGCTGGACGGTCGGCTCTACTGTTTCGTGCGCGCCGTCAACGACGACCCGTGTGCGCTGGTATCCGACGATGAGGGTGCCACCTGGACCTACGCGGGGAAGCTCTTCACCCGGCCGAAGGTCGGTTACGTCAACGGTTACACCCGTTACGTCTCCGACGGCGCCCGGATCGACCTGGTCACCACCGATCACCACCCGCGTGATTTCGATAACTGTGTATATCACGGTTACGTTGCGGGTGGCGCGCTCTACCGCAGCGACGGCAGCGTGGTCGACGAGACGGCGCTGACCGGTGACGCCCCGTCGCAGGAGAAGCTCACCACCGTGCTGGCGGGCAGCTCGCAATGGGGTGGTGAGTGGATGACCCACTGCTGGACCACCGACATCCGGCGCTCGGCCGACGGCACGGTCGCCGCGGTGCTGACCGCCCGGGCCGGCGCCGCGCCGGCTTCGGCGGAGGCCGGGCTCGACAGCTGGCGTCCGGTGCCGGACCTGCGGTTCTTCTACGCCCGGATGTCGCCGAGCGGCGAGTGGGAGGTCCACCAGCTCGCCCACGCCGGCCCCGGGCTGCTGCCGCACGAACAGGACTACACCGGTCTGGCGGCGATCGACCCGTACGACCTGGGCTCGCTCTACGTCTCCACGCCGGTCGATCCGCGCGACGGCAGTGTCATGCCGCACTACGAAATTTTCCACGCCTACACTTCGGACGGCGGGGCGACCTGGCGGTGGCGGCCGATCACTGAAAAGTCCGATGTTGACAATCTGCGGCCGATCGTGGCGCCGGGCGACCCTGGGCGGGTCCCGCTGCTCTGGTTCCGCGGCGCAATGACCGCCTCCCAGCACTACCGCTGCGAGGTCGTCCTGCTCGACACGCCGCGCGACCGGCGCGACTGA
- a CDS encoding RICIN domain-containing protein, giving the protein MAACDDAESDQDAAPPPAATTEPESTEEPPDDGTATTDDDAILAGDRQITIEVVEHPEMILLVDGEGRLGPSPGPDDFDTFVLVPSGEDTHMIRTAVPDESGEPACMGIDNSGTSSLTVLAAACDAGRDGQLFTIEDIEDGGYAISNNSAYLQLSTQSGDLIAEELGHSRLDTTFTFTDEGEAPAAPGE; this is encoded by the coding sequence ATGGCAGCATGCGACGACGCTGAGAGTGACCAGGACGCCGCTCCCCCACCCGCCGCGACAACCGAGCCCGAGTCCACGGAGGAGCCACCGGATGACGGCACCGCAACCACCGATGACGACGCGATCCTGGCCGGCGACCGGCAGATCACCATCGAGGTGGTTGAGCATCCGGAGATGATCCTGTTAGTCGACGGGGAGGGACGCCTCGGCCCCAGCCCGGGACCTGACGACTTCGACACCTTCGTGCTGGTCCCCAGCGGCGAAGACACCCACATGATCCGAACCGCCGTCCCCGACGAGAGCGGCGAACCGGCCTGCATGGGCATCGACAACAGCGGCACCAGTTCGCTGACCGTGCTCGCGGCCGCCTGCGACGCGGGCCGGGACGGGCAGCTCTTCACCATCGAAGACATCGAGGACGGCGGGTACGCCATCAGCAACAACAGCGCCTATCTGCAGCTCTCCACCCAGTCCGGCGACCTGATCGCCGAGGAGCTGGGCCACTCACGCCTGGACACGACCTTCACCTTCACCGATGAGGGCGAGGCCCCGGCGGCGCCCGGCGAGTAA
- a CDS encoding metal-dependent hydrolase family protein, translating into MGTTTFTNVRVFDGTADALTEPTTVTVTDDRIVDVGALPTGEIIDGPGHTLLPGLIDAHWHSTLADITILELVTTDSRYAMLRAARQAEQTLQRGFTTVRDLGGPSFPLKRAIDEGVVPGPRIYPSGAMISQTSGHGDFRTVHDLPLDPSRPLPLVERVGISVIADGADAVLRAAREQLLLGATQVKVMAGGGASTLYDPLDATQYTEREIHAAVEAAANWGTYVTVHAYTSDSVQQAIRAGVRCVEHGQLVDEQTVAMMAEHDIWWSLQPFLDDEDANPMHDPAGRAKQRRTHEGTDVAYRLAIEYGIKIAWGTDTLFDPHLTTRQGAQLAKLSRWFRPAQVLRMATHDNAALLAMCGARDPYPAPLGVVAPGAYADLLLVAGDPIVELDLIADPANFAIIMQGGKLVKNTLAAGRPGAARPDS; encoded by the coding sequence ATGGGGACGACAACCTTCACAAACGTGCGGGTCTTCGACGGCACGGCCGACGCCCTCACCGAGCCGACCACCGTGACCGTCACCGACGATCGCATAGTCGATGTCGGAGCGCTCCCCACCGGCGAGATCATCGACGGGCCCGGCCACACGCTACTGCCCGGGTTGATCGACGCACACTGGCACTCGACCCTGGCCGACATCACGATCCTGGAACTCGTCACCACGGACTCCCGGTATGCGATGCTGCGCGCCGCCCGGCAGGCGGAGCAGACCCTCCAACGCGGCTTCACCACCGTCCGTGACCTGGGCGGGCCCTCGTTCCCCCTGAAACGGGCGATCGACGAGGGCGTGGTTCCGGGGCCACGGATCTACCCCAGCGGCGCGATGATCAGCCAGACCTCGGGCCACGGCGACTTCCGGACTGTGCACGATCTCCCGCTCGACCCGTCCCGGCCGCTGCCGCTGGTGGAGCGGGTCGGCATCAGCGTCATCGCCGACGGCGCGGACGCGGTGCTCCGCGCGGCCCGGGAGCAGCTGCTGCTGGGCGCCACCCAGGTGAAGGTGATGGCCGGCGGCGGCGCGTCCACGTTGTACGACCCGCTCGACGCCACCCAGTACACCGAACGTGAAATCCACGCCGCGGTCGAGGCCGCCGCCAACTGGGGTACCTACGTCACCGTGCACGCATACACCTCGGACTCGGTCCAGCAGGCGATCCGGGCCGGGGTCCGCTGCGTCGAGCACGGCCAACTGGTTGACGAGCAGACCGTCGCGATGATGGCCGAGCACGACATCTGGTGGTCGCTGCAGCCGTTCCTCGACGACGAGGACGCCAACCCGATGCACGACCCGGCCGGTCGCGCCAAGCAGCGGCGTACGCATGAGGGCACCGATGTCGCCTACCGGCTGGCGATCGAGTACGGCATAAAGATCGCCTGGGGCACCGACACGCTCTTCGATCCGCACCTCACCACCCGGCAGGGCGCCCAGTTGGCAAAGCTCAGTCGCTGGTTCCGGCCGGCGCAGGTGCTCCGGATGGCCACCCACGACAACGCCGCCCTGCTGGCGATGTGCGGAGCCCGGGACCCGTACCCGGCGCCGCTCGGTGTCGTCGCGCCCGGCGCCTACGCGGATCTGCTGCTCGTCGCCGGCGATCCGATCGTGGAGCTCGACCTGATCGCCGACCCCGCCAACTTCGCGATCATCATGCAGGGCGGGAAGCTGGTCAAGAACACGCTGGCCGCCGGACGGCCGGGGGCAGCTCGTCCCGACTCGTGA
- the katG gene encoding catalase/peroxidase HPI gives MSDIDDNASASARGAAQNAAAGCPVTAHGSESENPGIAAPSPATGGRPRTNKDWWPNQLDVSVLHAHSPKGNPLGADFSYAKEFAKLDVDALKQDIVEVLTTSQDWWPADFGHYGGLMIRLSWHAAGTYRIHDGRGGAGDGGQRFAPLNSWPDNANLDKARRLLWPVKAKYGQQISWADLLVLAGNVALESMGFKTFGFGFGREDVWEPEEIFWGPENAWLGEDRYVSETEMTPGVGATEMGLIYVNPEGPRGNADPVAAAHFIRETFGRMAMNDEETVALIAGGHTFGKTHGAAPAPNHVGPEPEAAPLEAQGLGWLSTHGSGGGADAITSGLEVTWTDRPTQWSNRFFEILFGYEWELTTSPGGGKQWVAKDAEAIIPDAYDPAKKHKPTMLTTDLSLRVDPEYEKISRRFLENPDQFALAFAKAWYKLLHRDMGPVSRFLGPWVPEAQLWQDPVPAVDHELVSDADIASLKATVLKSGLSIDQLVTTAWAAAASFRATDKRGGANGARIRLEPQRSWEVNQPEQLATVLSTLEGIAREFNEAGGAQISLADLIVLAGSAAVEQAASDAGVEVTVPFRPGRTDASQEQTDVESFAVLEPRADGFRNYLRAGEKGQPEVLLVDRAYLLGLSAPEMTVLVGGLRALGANVGGVRHGVFTDRPGVLTNDFFTNLLSPGTRWQASKSDEHVYEIRDLATDQVKWTATAVDLVFGSNSQLRALAEVYASNDAREKFVADFVAAWVKVMELDRFDLA, from the coding sequence ATGAGCGACATTGACGACAACGCTTCCGCCAGCGCGCGGGGAGCGGCGCAGAACGCAGCTGCCGGCTGCCCGGTGACCGCCCACGGCAGCGAGAGCGAGAACCCGGGGATCGCCGCGCCGTCCCCGGCGACGGGTGGCCGGCCCCGCACCAACAAAGACTGGTGGCCAAACCAGCTCGACGTGTCGGTGCTGCACGCCCACTCCCCCAAGGGGAACCCGCTGGGCGCAGACTTCAGCTACGCCAAAGAGTTCGCCAAGCTCGACGTCGATGCCCTCAAGCAGGACATCGTCGAGGTGCTGACCACCTCGCAGGACTGGTGGCCGGCCGACTTCGGGCACTACGGCGGTCTGATGATCCGGCTCAGCTGGCACGCTGCCGGGACCTACCGGATCCACGACGGCCGCGGCGGCGCCGGCGACGGCGGGCAACGGTTCGCGCCGCTCAACAGCTGGCCCGACAACGCCAACCTCGACAAGGCCCGCCGCCTGCTGTGGCCGGTCAAGGCAAAGTACGGTCAGCAGATCTCCTGGGCCGACCTGCTGGTGCTCGCCGGCAACGTGGCCCTGGAGTCGATGGGGTTCAAGACCTTCGGGTTCGGGTTCGGCCGGGAAGACGTCTGGGAGCCCGAGGAGATCTTCTGGGGCCCGGAAAATGCCTGGCTGGGTGAGGACCGGTATGTCTCCGAGACGGAGATGACCCCCGGGGTCGGCGCGACCGAGATGGGCCTCATCTACGTCAACCCGGAGGGCCCGCGCGGCAACGCGGACCCGGTGGCCGCGGCCCACTTCATCCGCGAGACGTTCGGCCGGATGGCGATGAACGACGAGGAGACCGTCGCGCTGATCGCCGGCGGCCACACCTTCGGCAAGACCCACGGTGCGGCGCCCGCCCCCAACCACGTCGGCCCGGAGCCCGAGGCGGCCCCACTGGAGGCGCAGGGGTTGGGCTGGCTGAGCACCCACGGCAGCGGCGGGGGCGCGGACGCGATCACCAGCGGGCTGGAGGTCACCTGGACCGACCGGCCGACGCAGTGGAGCAACCGGTTCTTCGAGATCCTGTTCGGGTACGAGTGGGAGCTGACCACCAGCCCGGGCGGTGGTAAGCAGTGGGTCGCCAAGGACGCCGAGGCGATCATCCCGGACGCGTACGACCCGGCCAAGAAGCACAAGCCGACGATGCTCACCACCGACCTGTCGCTACGGGTCGACCCGGAGTACGAGAAGATCTCCCGCCGGTTCCTGGAGAACCCGGACCAGTTCGCGCTCGCCTTCGCCAAGGCCTGGTACAAACTGCTGCACCGGGACATGGGCCCGGTCAGCCGGTTCCTCGGGCCGTGGGTCCCGGAGGCGCAGCTGTGGCAGGACCCGGTGCCCGCCGTCGACCACGAGCTGGTCAGCGACGCGGACATCGCCAGCCTCAAGGCCACCGTGCTCAAGTCCGGCCTCAGCATCGACCAGCTGGTCACCACCGCCTGGGCCGCCGCTGCGAGCTTCCGCGCCACCGACAAGCGGGGCGGCGCCAACGGTGCCCGGATCCGGCTTGAGCCCCAGCGCAGCTGGGAGGTCAACCAGCCGGAGCAGCTCGCGACCGTCCTTTCGACCCTGGAGGGCATCGCCCGGGAGTTCAACGAGGCCGGCGGGGCGCAGATCTCGCTCGCCGACCTGATCGTGCTGGCCGGGTCGGCCGCCGTGGAGCAGGCCGCCAGCGACGCCGGGGTCGAGGTGACCGTGCCGTTCCGGCCGGGCCGCACCGACGCCAGCCAGGAGCAGACCGATGTGGAGTCGTTCGCGGTGCTGGAGCCGCGGGCCGACGGCTTCCGCAACTACCTGCGCGCCGGCGAGAAGGGTCAGCCCGAGGTCCTGCTGGTCGACCGGGCGTACCTGCTGGGCCTGTCCGCCCCGGAGATGACCGTCCTCGTCGGTGGTCTGCGCGCGCTCGGGGCGAACGTGGGTGGCGTCCGGCACGGGGTGTTCACCGACCGGCCTGGTGTGCTCACCAACGACTTCTTCACCAACCTGCTCTCCCCGGGCACCCGGTGGCAGGCGTCGAAGTCCGACGAGCATGTGTACGAGATCCGGGATCTCGCCACCGATCAGGTGAAGTGGACCGCGACCGCGGTCGACCTGGTCTTCGGGTCGAACTCGCAGCTGCGGGCGCTCGCCGAGGTCTACGCCAGCAACGACGCCCGCGAGAAGTTCGTCGCCGACTTCGTAGCGGCGTGGGTCAAGGTCATGGAGCTCGACCGCTTCGACCTCGCCTGA
- a CDS encoding chitinase N-terminal domain-containing protein — protein sequence MVGASSRQDTVAPAVAGATDVLLRLTSDGNTVQPSVSYDGGSFDDVGRPFELRHGFDHIGPFAFRGDVGAPEIDATFDWFRWSPTPEEYDECLAGQLPPDDETAPPAAGVLSSTSGWAYGLADGNYELRMNLWWGSNATLFRLYENDQLLATVPLTAATPSAQYASVPITDRPNGSYTYRGELVNSQGTTEIGPITVAVTDAAPATPVLSHSRPDADGATTVTANLWWGTNASQWRLLRDGEEVASGDLTADTPAAQQVEVPVTGLDAGQTFVVEFSNHAGTTESAPLTIH from the coding sequence GTGGTCGGGGCATCGAGTCGGCAGGACACCGTCGCCCCGGCAGTGGCCGGCGCCACCGATGTCTTGCTCCGGCTGACCAGCGACGGCAACACCGTCCAGCCCAGCGTCTCGTACGACGGCGGCAGCTTCGACGATGTCGGCCGCCCATTCGAGCTGCGGCACGGGTTCGACCACATTGGGCCGTTCGCGTTCCGCGGCGACGTCGGTGCTCCGGAGATCGACGCGACCTTCGACTGGTTCCGGTGGTCGCCCACTCCGGAAGAGTACGACGAATGCCTCGCCGGTCAGCTCCCGCCCGACGACGAGACCGCGCCGCCCGCGGCCGGGGTGCTCAGCTCCACCAGCGGCTGGGCCTACGGCCTCGCCGACGGCAACTATGAGCTGCGGATGAACCTCTGGTGGGGCAGCAACGCGACCCTGTTCCGGCTCTACGAGAACGACCAACTGCTCGCGACCGTACCGTTGACCGCGGCCACCCCCTCGGCCCAGTACGCCAGCGTGCCGATCACCGACCGGCCCAACGGCAGCTACACCTACCGGGGTGAGCTGGTGAACTCGCAGGGCACCACCGAGATTGGTCCGATCACCGTGGCGGTCACCGACGCCGCCCCGGCGACCCCGGTGCTCTCCCACAGTCGCCCGGACGCCGACGGCGCCACCACCGTCACCGCCAACCTGTGGTGGGGCACCAACGCCAGCCAGTGGCGGCTGCTGCGCGACGGTGAGGAGGTCGCCAGTGGTGACCTCACCGCTGACACCCCCGCGGCCCAACAGGTCGAGGTGCCGGTGACCGGCCTCGACGCCGGCCAAACCTTCGTCGTCGAGTTCAGCAACCACGCCGGGACTACCGAATCCGCACCACTGACCATCCACTGA